A single window of Sphingobacterium sp. ML3W DNA harbors:
- a CDS encoding 3'-5' exonuclease has translation MKNYILFLDTETSGLPKKWDKKYSDIQNWPHALQVAWIIFDADFNEVKRTNKYIYEPFIFISRESEQIHGLTPQFLREHGENKKNVLRKLAHDLKKYQPLIVGHFLAFDLQVIAAEFVRSKLNIPFEQLIYFCTLWHSKMYVRNPNMVHMNLSHLHETLFTEIPKDLHNAEKDAEITAKCYFEMVNRNQLSTEDIENQQVRFVNLLQP, from the coding sequence TTGAAAAATTATATATTATTCCTTGACACAGAAACATCAGGACTTCCAAAAAAATGGGACAAAAAGTATAGTGATATACAAAATTGGCCACATGCACTTCAAGTAGCATGGATTATTTTTGATGCAGATTTCAATGAAGTCAAACGGACAAACAAGTACATTTACGAACCCTTTATTTTTATAAGTCGAGAATCCGAACAAATTCATGGACTAACACCACAATTTTTAAGAGAACATGGGGAGAACAAAAAAAATGTTCTACGGAAATTAGCGCATGATTTAAAAAAATATCAGCCGTTGATCGTTGGTCATTTTTTAGCATTCGACTTGCAAGTTATCGCAGCTGAATTTGTTAGATCAAAATTAAATATACCTTTTGAACAGCTCATCTATTTTTGTACACTATGGCATAGTAAAATGTATGTAAGAAATCCCAATATGGTCCATATGAATCTATCCCACCTTCATGAAACCCTATTTACAGAAATACCTAAAGATCTACATAATGCTGAAAAGGATGCAGAAATAACTGCAAAGTGTTATTTTGAAATGGTTAACAGAAATCAACTTTCCACAGAAGATATTGAAAATCAACAAGTACGATTTGTAAATTTACTTCAACCTTAA
- a CDS encoding aldose epimerase family protein: protein MYKKVYGILFVMSALTMSCQSGNNKEASKSTDTTQLNSFDGTIDAKSVKLYTLQNGKLTVTLTNYGARLVSIVVPDKDGHPTDVILGYDSAEEYKKNANNFYGAVVGRYGNRIGKASFNLDGKTFLLEKNDGENSLHGGTNGVYNKVWDVVRNTATSITLAYSSPDKEAGYPGNVNMEVTYSIKDDGGLNIDYEATTDKETILNLTNHAYFNLNGAGDATILDHQLQINANAITEVDGTLIPTGKSLPVAGTAFDFTKPQLIGAKIDDKNNQLEIGKGYDHNFELNKSAEFEKVASLYAPKTGIAMEIYTTEPGLQFYSGNFMTDQDPKGKNGHTYGFRAALCLETQHFPDAPNHANFASTVLSPGQTYSSKTEYRFLTR from the coding sequence ATGTATAAGAAAGTTTATGGAATCCTCTTTGTCATGTCGGCACTCACGATGTCATGCCAATCTGGAAATAACAAGGAGGCTTCGAAAAGCACAGACACGACGCAATTGAATTCGTTTGATGGGACGATCGATGCAAAATCAGTTAAATTATATACCCTTCAAAATGGGAAATTGACGGTTACGTTAACCAATTATGGTGCTCGATTGGTGAGTATTGTTGTTCCAGATAAGGACGGACATCCTACAGATGTCATTTTGGGTTATGATTCGGCTGAGGAATATAAAAAGAATGCGAATAATTTTTATGGAGCAGTAGTGGGTAGATATGGTAATCGAATTGGAAAAGCCTCGTTTAATTTGGATGGTAAGACCTTTCTGTTAGAAAAAAATGATGGTGAAAACTCATTGCACGGTGGTACAAATGGAGTCTATAATAAGGTGTGGGATGTAGTTCGTAATACAGCAACATCCATTACTTTAGCTTATAGTTCACCAGATAAAGAAGCGGGTTATCCTGGGAATGTGAACATGGAAGTTACTTATTCTATAAAAGATGATGGGGGGCTAAATATAGACTATGAAGCGACAACTGATAAAGAAACCATTTTAAATTTAACCAACCATGCTTACTTTAATTTAAATGGTGCGGGTGACGCAACGATCTTGGATCACCAGCTTCAAATCAATGCTAACGCAATTACGGAAGTTGATGGCACACTTATTCCTACTGGAAAAAGCTTACCTGTAGCGGGTACTGCTTTTGATTTTACCAAACCACAATTGATAGGTGCAAAAATAGATGATAAAAACAATCAATTGGAAATAGGTAAGGGTTACGATCATAATTTTGAATTGAACAAATCTGCAGAATTTGAAAAAGTAGCTTCTTTGTATGCTCCAAAAACAGGTATTGCAATGGAAATCTATACAACTGAACCAGGATTACAATTCTATAGTGGCAATTTCATGACGGATCAAGATCCTAAAGGTAAAAATGGTCATACTTATGGTTTTAGGGCAGCTTTATGTTTAGAAACACAACATTTTCCAGATGCGCCTAATCATGCCAACTTTGCATCTACTGTGCTAAGTCCTGGACAAACGTATTCTTCAAAGACTGAATATCGTTTCTTAACAAGATAG
- the rhaT gene encoding L-rhamnose/proton symporter RhaT, giving the protein MNAIFGVIFHFIGGFASGSFYVPYKKVKGWSWESMWILGGLFSWIIVPPIAAWLTIPNFSEIIMHAHAGTLSYTFLFGMLWGIGGLTYGLGVRYLGVSLGSSIILGLSMVFGSLMPSIYYFFNKTTGKHGIDYFFTTQSGICILIGLLICVLGVCLCGKAGVSKEKSLSTLSGDAKSDYNFTLGIVVALVSGVLSACFNFGIEAGKPLADVANSVWKSSNPNDGEFLYQNNVTYIIILWGGFTTNFIWCIYLLFKNKTFSDYTKSDAPKAKNLLLCALAGTTWYLQFFFYGMGESRLGNGASSWILHMAFIILISNAWGVVLKEWKGVNQTAYRSIIGGIVLIIISICVVGFARTLEN; this is encoded by the coding sequence ATGAATGCTATTTTCGGAGTAATATTCCATTTCATCGGCGGTTTTGCGTCAGGAAGTTTTTATGTTCCTTATAAGAAAGTGAAAGGATGGTCTTGGGAGTCCATGTGGATCTTAGGCGGTCTTTTTTCTTGGATTATTGTCCCACCAATTGCTGCATGGTTAACTATTCCTAATTTTTCAGAGATTATCATGCATGCTCATGCTGGTACTTTATCCTATACTTTTTTATTCGGGATGTTATGGGGTATAGGTGGGCTTACTTATGGTCTTGGGGTACGTTATCTTGGTGTTTCGTTGGGTAGCAGTATTATTTTAGGTTTAAGTATGGTATTTGGGTCATTGATGCCCAGTATTTATTATTTTTTTAATAAAACGACAGGAAAGCACGGAATAGATTACTTCTTTACTACTCAATCTGGCATTTGCATATTAATAGGTTTGTTGATATGTGTCTTAGGGGTGTGTCTTTGTGGCAAGGCAGGTGTGTCAAAAGAAAAAAGTTTATCAACACTGTCTGGTGATGCAAAGTCTGATTATAACTTCACGCTTGGCATTGTAGTGGCACTGGTTTCCGGAGTACTTAGTGCTTGTTTCAATTTTGGCATTGAGGCAGGAAAACCGCTTGCTGATGTGGCAAATTCCGTGTGGAAGAGTAGTAATCCTAACGATGGAGAGTTTCTATATCAGAATAACGTTACTTACATCATTATCCTGTGGGGGGGCTTTACTACAAACTTTATTTGGTGTATCTATCTTTTATTTAAAAATAAAACCTTTTCAGATTATACTAAATCCGATGCTCCCAAAGCTAAGAATTTACTTTTATGTGCCCTGGCTGGTACGACTTGGTATTTACAATTCTTTTTTTACGGAATGGGAGAGAGTCGTTTAGGTAACGGTGCCAGTTCGTGGATTCTTCATATGGCGTTTATCATCTTGATTTCAAATGCTTGGGGAGTTGTATTAAAAGAATGGAAAGGGGTGAACCAAACTGCTTATCGTTCCATAATAGGTGGAATAGTGCTCATCATAATTTCTATTTGCGTCGTAGGATTTGCAAGAACTTTAGAAAATTAA
- a CDS encoding DUF294 nucleotidyltransferase-like domain-containing protein, giving the protein MNNPDIILALLKTTAPFHVLPESVQKSLVDLMTRFTFSKEALIYRQGITDIDGVDLIYKGQYETFFLDTVEDKRSIEIHESPYCFGGISVLLNRKKALKSVMVKKGTIIYRLPRKDFIELCNVNEEFFHFFTNAFGRKMLEEEFSHFVKSPASFEESYYAADQLYSRKIDNIIYKDIVSIAYNTPIYEVAKTMSQNKVSCIFITEKDHIVGYATDMTLRDNVIGKQINVTQAIGSVMDNPIVSISNQAFLYEAVLMMFRTKTKYLLVEKEGKYVGFLSRNRLLSEQGQSPLVFIQSVKLAESLTELQEKWDKVPKIINQLLGRGVNAAITNQVITTIADTIAIKVIEKVIQEMGKPPAKFVFMVTGSEGRKEQTLKTDQDNAIIYEDKANEHRELVRSYFLKFASRVSDDLNKIGFVYCTGGYMASNPEWTHSLSHWKNNYKSWIEDTIPENAIKFSTFFDCRRLYGDQGIIDQLKSFLNEELQKPNDRFFSFIAKNALQYEPPLTFFNAIKTQTIGASEFLNIKKAMTPIVDLVRVYALKNRIYEENTGERLKRLVELEVFNQSQYEELHQSYYYLMALRLKNQANEIITTKSNPDNYIRIDSLTKIEKATLKEIFKTIHNFQLGIKFKFTNNLLG; this is encoded by the coding sequence ATGAATAATCCAGATATTATTTTAGCGCTATTAAAAACTACGGCACCTTTTCATGTTCTACCAGAATCTGTACAAAAAAGTCTAGTTGACCTAATGACGAGGTTCACATTCTCAAAAGAAGCACTTATCTATAGACAAGGTATTACTGATATTGACGGAGTTGACCTTATTTATAAAGGGCAATATGAAACATTTTTTCTCGATACGGTAGAGGACAAACGTTCGATCGAAATACATGAAAGCCCATACTGTTTTGGAGGTATTTCAGTGCTTTTAAATCGTAAAAAAGCATTAAAATCCGTCATGGTCAAAAAAGGGACCATCATATATCGGTTACCTCGTAAAGATTTTATTGAACTTTGCAATGTCAATGAGGAGTTCTTCCATTTCTTCACCAATGCATTCGGACGTAAAATGCTTGAAGAAGAATTTTCTCATTTTGTGAAATCACCTGCGTCATTTGAAGAAAGCTATTATGCCGCAGATCAGCTTTATTCACGTAAGATCGACAATATCATTTATAAAGATATTGTTTCTATAGCCTACAATACTCCTATTTATGAAGTAGCAAAAACGATGTCCCAAAATAAGGTGAGCTGCATTTTCATTACAGAAAAAGATCATATTGTTGGCTACGCAACAGATATGACACTTCGTGATAATGTTATTGGAAAACAAATAAACGTTACACAGGCCATAGGTTCTGTCATGGACAATCCCATCGTCAGTATCTCTAACCAAGCTTTTCTCTATGAGGCAGTATTGATGATGTTTCGAACAAAAACAAAATATCTTTTAGTTGAAAAAGAAGGGAAATATGTTGGCTTTTTGAGTCGTAACCGCCTGTTGAGTGAACAAGGACAATCTCCTTTAGTTTTTATACAATCTGTAAAATTAGCAGAGTCATTAACTGAATTGCAGGAAAAATGGGATAAGGTGCCTAAAATTATCAATCAATTGTTAGGTCGAGGAGTAAACGCTGCCATTACAAACCAAGTCATAACGACAATAGCCGATACCATTGCCATAAAGGTGATCGAGAAAGTTATCCAAGAAATGGGCAAGCCACCCGCTAAGTTCGTCTTTATGGTAACTGGAAGTGAGGGAAGAAAGGAACAAACACTAAAAACGGACCAAGATAACGCCATTATCTATGAAGATAAAGCCAATGAACACCGTGAACTGGTTAGAAGCTATTTCCTTAAATTTGCGAGCCGTGTTTCCGACGACTTAAATAAAATTGGATTTGTCTATTGCACTGGTGGATATATGGCTAGTAATCCCGAGTGGACACATTCTTTATCGCATTGGAAAAACAATTACAAAAGTTGGATTGAAGACACCATACCTGAAAATGCAATTAAATTTTCAACATTTTTTGATTGTAGAAGACTTTATGGCGACCAAGGAATTATAGACCAACTTAAGTCATTTTTAAATGAGGAGTTACAAAAGCCAAATGACCGCTTTTTTTCATTTATCGCGAAAAATGCTTTGCAATATGAACCACCACTAACATTTTTTAATGCGATTAAAACACAAACCATTGGCGCTTCCGAATTTCTAAACATAAAAAAAGCGATGACTCCAATTGTCGATCTAGTCCGAGTATACGCACTAAAAAACAGAATTTACGAAGAAAACACCGGCGAAAGACTTAAGAGATTGGTCGAACTTGAAGTCTTCAACCAGTCACAATACGAAGAATTGCACCAATCTTATTATTACTTAATGGCGCTGCGATTAAAAAATCAAGCGAATGAGATCATAACAACAAAATCTAATCCCGATAATTATATACGAATCGATAGTCTTACTAAAATTGAAAAAGCAACTTTAAAAGAAATTTTCAAAACCATCCATAATTTTCAATTGGGAATAAAATTCAAATTCACAAACAATCTGCTGGGATAG
- the araA gene encoding L-arabinose isomerase has protein sequence MNINLKELEVWFVVGSQDLYGEETLRKVAVHAEEIAHYLSSHEVIPVQIIYKPIVKNTDEIYETLVAANQEENCIGIITWMHTFSPAKMWIRGLKALQKPLLHLHTQYNRDIPWSSIDMDFMNLNQSAHGDREFGHIVTRLNIGRKVVTGYWQDEEVLERISVWSRAAAGWHDWQGAKYARFGDNMRYVAVTDGDKVEAESQFGFSVNTYPIGDLVEVINASTSEEIAALLNVYEETYDLADNVRVGAEFHDNLIEAAKIEIGLRKFLERGNFKGFTDTFEDLHGMVQLPGLSVQRLMAEGYGFAGEGDWKTPALVRACKVMGAGLTGTTAFMEDYTYNFDPQNEMVLGSHMLEVDPALAADKPRIEVHPLGIGGKAAPARLVFNGLSGCALNASLVDMGTRFRLIVNKVEGVEVNEPLPNLPVARVLWKPLPDMKVGCSAWIIAGGAHHTAYSLSLTPEYLEDFARIAGVEFVCIDEKTTLNNLENQLKWNELYYLLKK, from the coding sequence ATGAATATCAATTTAAAAGAGCTTGAGGTTTGGTTTGTTGTCGGTAGTCAAGATCTCTATGGCGAAGAGACACTTCGAAAAGTTGCAGTTCATGCTGAAGAAATTGCCCATTATTTATCTTCACATGAAGTAATCCCTGTACAAATTATTTATAAGCCAATCGTTAAGAATACGGATGAAATTTATGAAACTTTAGTTGCTGCGAATCAGGAAGAAAATTGTATTGGTATCATTACTTGGATGCATACTTTCTCGCCAGCAAAAATGTGGATCAGAGGATTAAAAGCTTTGCAAAAACCATTATTGCATTTGCATACACAATATAATAGAGACATTCCATGGAGCAGTATTGATATGGATTTTATGAATCTAAATCAAAGTGCTCATGGTGATCGTGAATTTGGACATATCGTGACCCGTTTAAATATCGGTAGAAAGGTTGTTACCGGGTATTGGCAGGACGAAGAGGTTTTGGAACGTATTAGTGTTTGGTCACGTGCTGCTGCTGGTTGGCACGATTGGCAGGGAGCTAAATATGCTCGATTTGGGGATAATATGCGGTATGTAGCTGTTACGGATGGAGATAAAGTAGAAGCTGAATCTCAATTTGGTTTTTCTGTAAACACCTATCCCATTGGTGACTTGGTAGAAGTCATCAATGCAAGTACTTCTGAAGAAATAGCGGCTTTATTGAACGTATATGAGGAAACTTATGATTTAGCCGATAATGTCAGAGTTGGAGCTGAATTCCATGATAATTTGATTGAAGCTGCCAAAATCGAGATTGGCTTACGTAAATTTTTGGAACGTGGAAATTTTAAAGGTTTTACGGATACTTTCGAAGATTTACATGGTATGGTACAGTTGCCTGGCCTATCGGTACAACGACTGATGGCAGAGGGTTATGGTTTTGCTGGTGAAGGAGATTGGAAAACTCCGGCTTTGGTTCGTGCTTGCAAGGTAATGGGAGCGGGGTTAACGGGAACAACAGCATTCATGGAAGATTATACCTATAATTTTGATCCCCAAAATGAAATGGTTTTAGGTTCTCATATGTTAGAAGTAGATCCAGCTTTAGCAGCTGATAAACCACGTATTGAGGTCCATCCATTAGGCATAGGTGGTAAAGCAGCTCCTGCACGGCTTGTTTTTAACGGTCTAAGCGGTTGTGCATTGAACGCTTCTTTGGTAGATATGGGCACACGCTTCCGTTTAATTGTTAATAAAGTGGAAGGTGTGGAAGTGAACGAACCTTTACCAAATCTTCCAGTAGCCCGTGTACTGTGGAAACCTCTTCCGGATATGAAAGTGGGTTGTAGTGCTTGGATTATTGCGGGAGGAGCGCACCATACAGCTTATAGTTTAAGTTTAACTCCTGAATATTTAGAAGATTTTGCTCGTATAGCAGGTGTTGAATTTGTGTGCATCGATGAAAAGACAACACTGAACAATCTTGAAAATCAATTAAAATGGAATGAATTGTATTATTTGTTGAAAAAATAA
- a CDS encoding family 43 glycosylhydrolase encodes MRKQILSITLFLCYLCAPAQDNTPAEKDHVAYIFANFLGNDIKEEQPFNMTHGQEIDPDVSRDPKTGKHHLYWGNGYTAVAELNDDMLGINKESIKVITPDSTFREGIYVFYRKNIYYSLWSEDDTKSEDYRVRYGASTSPTGSIQIPDNNLILTKNPELGIYGTGHNAVLQTPGEDKCFIVYHRIKPVIPTL; translated from the coding sequence ATGAGAAAACAAATTTTGTCCATAACCTTATTCTTATGTTATTTATGCGCACCTGCTCAAGACAACACCCCTGCAGAAAAAGATCACGTCGCCTATATATTTGCCAACTTTTTAGGAAACGATATTAAAGAGGAGCAACCATTCAACATGACACATGGACAAGAGATAGATCCTGATGTTTCTAGAGACCCGAAGACTGGAAAACACCACCTCTACTGGGGGAATGGATACACTGCTGTTGCAGAGTTAAATGATGATATGCTGGGCATCAACAAAGAAAGCATAAAAGTAATTACTCCAGATAGCACCTTTCGCGAAGGAATCTATGTTTTCTATAGAAAAAACATCTATTACTCTCTTTGGTCTGAAGATGACACCAAAAGCGAAGACTATCGTGTACGATATGGAGCGTCAACCTCACCAACCGGCTCCATTCAGATACCTGATAATAACCTAATTTTAACTAAAAATCCAGAACTAGGTATTTACGGAACCGGACATAATGCCGTATTGCAAACACCTGGTGAAGATAAATGCTTTATCGTATACCATAGGATAAAACCCGTCATTCCCACATTATAG
- a CDS encoding sodium:solute symporter family transporter: MEKFATVDYLIFIIYFFVVAGYGYWIYRKKTSNTSSSKDYFLAEGSLTWWAIGASLIASNISAEQFIGMSGNGFEVGIAVAAYELIAAVALIIVAVWFIPVYLKNKIFTMPQFLNNRYNETTSLIMAIFWLFLYVFVNLTSILYLGAIAISSMAGGGDSFHMIMVALAVFAVIITLGGMRVIGFTDVIQVVVLIIGGVATTYVALTMVSEHFGLGQDVLAGFNKLMEDSPNHFNLIVDKPGPGASQEDVNKYLMLPGIGMYLAGIWIVNLNYWGCNQYITQRALGADLKTARTGILFAGFLKLLMPIIVMLPGIAAYVLYKNGALQQEMAPGGVFHADNAYSAILGHLPNGMKGLALAALTAAIVAGLAGKANSIATIFTLDIFKKYIDKEASESKMVWIGKITIVVSILIAVLFTWSDTLGIGGAGGFTFIQKYTGFISPGVFSMFLLGMFWKRTTGSAAITGLITGFVLSIFFNEFATKVFGNETWIYTAYLNKNGVYEIPFQICMGLAFAFTMIAMISVSLLGPKINPKAFVLDKTMFKLEPSVIAMIVLTLLLVTVVYVRFW, encoded by the coding sequence ATGGAAAAATTTGCAACGGTAGATTATCTTATTTTTATAATCTACTTTTTTGTCGTAGCTGGCTACGGCTACTGGATATATCGTAAAAAGACAAGTAACACAAGTAGTAGCAAAGATTATTTTTTAGCTGAGGGCTCTCTGACTTGGTGGGCTATTGGAGCTTCCCTCATTGCTTCCAACATCTCTGCAGAACAATTTATAGGCATGAGTGGAAATGGTTTTGAGGTGGGAATAGCTGTGGCCGCTTATGAACTTATTGCTGCGGTAGCCCTTATCATTGTCGCGGTCTGGTTTATTCCGGTGTATTTGAAGAATAAAATCTTTACAATGCCTCAGTTTTTGAATAATCGTTATAATGAGACAACGAGTTTAATTATGGCCATCTTTTGGTTGTTCCTTTATGTCTTTGTTAATCTGACATCCATATTATATCTCGGAGCTATCGCAATATCGAGTATGGCAGGTGGTGGAGATAGCTTTCATATGATCATGGTCGCATTAGCTGTATTTGCTGTTATCATTACACTGGGTGGTATGCGCGTCATTGGTTTTACAGATGTTATACAAGTGGTCGTGTTGATTATTGGTGGTGTGGCAACAACCTATGTTGCATTGACTATGGTCAGTGAACATTTTGGGCTTGGTCAGGATGTTTTAGCAGGGTTTAATAAACTTATGGAAGATTCACCCAATCACTTTAACTTAATCGTGGATAAACCAGGTCCCGGAGCCTCACAAGAAGATGTCAATAAGTATCTGATGTTACCCGGGATAGGAATGTATCTTGCGGGTATCTGGATCGTTAATCTAAATTATTGGGGCTGTAATCAATACATTACGCAACGTGCTTTGGGTGCGGATTTGAAAACTGCTCGTACGGGTATTCTTTTCGCAGGATTTCTTAAATTATTGATGCCGATTATCGTCATGCTTCCTGGAATAGCTGCTTATGTACTTTATAAAAATGGTGCATTGCAACAAGAGATGGCTCCTGGAGGAGTTTTTCATGCCGATAATGCTTATTCTGCTATTTTAGGGCATTTACCTAATGGGATGAAGGGCTTAGCCTTAGCGGCACTTACTGCTGCTATTGTTGCTGGTCTTGCAGGAAAAGCCAATAGTATAGCGACTATATTTACCTTGGATATTTTTAAAAAATATATCGATAAAGAGGCCAGTGAATCCAAAATGGTTTGGATTGGAAAGATTACTATTGTTGTTTCTATATTGATTGCAGTACTATTTACTTGGAGTGACACGTTAGGTATTGGTGGAGCGGGGGGATTTACATTTATTCAAAAATATACAGGATTTATCAGTCCAGGGGTATTCTCCATGTTTTTATTAGGTATGTTTTGGAAGCGTACTACAGGCTCTGCAGCAATTACGGGTCTAATTACGGGATTTGTTCTGTCCATCTTTTTTAATGAGTTTGCAACAAAAGTTTTTGGAAATGAAACCTGGATCTATACTGCATATCTCAATAAAAATGGTGTATATGAGATCCCTTTCCAAATTTGTATGGGATTGGCTTTTGCCTTTACTATGATTGCGATGATATCAGTCAGTTTGTTGGGACCTAAAATTAATCCAAAGGCCTTTGTACTCGATAAGACCATGTTTAAATTAGAACCTTCAGTTATAGCCATGATTGTATTGACTTTGCTTTTGGTAACAGTAGTATATGTACGATTTTGGTAG
- a CDS encoding L-ribulose-5-phosphate 4-epimerase, whose amino-acid sequence MYSSIKEEAYHCNMQLPKLGLVLFTFGNVSVSDRDKSVFAIKPSGVPYEELSPNDMVIVDFDGRIVEGNLRPSSDTKTHAVLYKHWDGIGGITHTHSTYATAWAQSQRDIPIFGTTHADHLTTDIPCAPPMEDDRIAGNYEYETGIQILDHFKNHNLDYKELEMMLVGNHAPFAWGKTGLKSVYNSAVLEQVAKMAFLTEQINPSAPKLKDALVKKHYERKHGRNAYYGQ is encoded by the coding sequence ATGTACAGTTCAATTAAAGAAGAAGCTTATCACTGTAATATGCAACTACCAAAATTAGGTTTGGTGCTTTTTACCTTTGGAAATGTTTCTGTTTCGGATCGTGACAAAAGCGTATTCGCCATTAAACCTAGTGGCGTTCCTTATGAAGAATTATCACCAAATGATATGGTCATAGTGGATTTTGATGGTCGTATTGTTGAAGGAAACCTACGACCATCTTCTGATACGAAAACGCATGCGGTTCTTTATAAACATTGGGATGGAATCGGTGGTATTACCCATACACATTCGACCTATGCAACTGCTTGGGCACAAAGTCAACGTGATATTCCTATTTTTGGGACTACTCATGCGGATCATTTGACTACCGATATTCCTTGTGCTCCGCCAATGGAGGATGATAGAATAGCTGGAAATTATGAATATGAAACCGGTATTCAGATTTTAGACCATTTTAAGAACCATAATCTTGATTATAAAGAATTGGAAATGATGCTAGTAGGCAATCATGCTCCTTTTGCATGGGGGAAAACGGGACTAAAATCAGTGTACAATAGCGCAGTTCTAGAGCAAGTGGCAAAAATGGCTTTTCTCACAGAACAGATTAATCCTAGTGCTCCAAAACTTAAAGATGCATTAGTGAAAAAACACTATGAAAGAAAACATGGCCGTAATGCCTATTACGGACAGTAA